The sequence tacccagcgctgccccacgacgccctgtaacggccatgtcagtggcagccccatcgtgccacacgatgacgaatccccgaaaaaaccccccagcctgatatatatgaggctgggggggaagggggagggtaagatatatcttccagagtatcaactcacctgctaccttctcctcctccttctccttcgatctcctctgacttgatcgtcggagggcccccactaccccggtggtggtgcgaggcttgtttgcaggtttcacggcggaaggcggagcgcaaccaaagcaactcaaagggaaccccgttctcaccgctgtgccaatcgttctcggtttggaccaccagcaacaggtgTATTATACTGTATAACATTTCCGAATATGCTTGTGTACCTTGTTTTCTTAAAACATTATAAATTCAACCATGATCAAGAAGCTTGAAATGAATCATGATCATGGATTTGGACTATCCACTTTGTTACCTTTAGTTGTTGTAGAGTCACGGATATCCATCGTGTTTAGTTTGAACTGATGACGTTGAATGATTCTTTTCTTTGCTCCTATGCAGGGACATCGATTGAGCAAGGAATTGCCTACGTGGTGATGCTAGTGGCCTTAGTCCTCACCTATCTCATCCACCCCTTGGATGCTTCATCACCCTACAAGCTCTTCTAAGACCATGCATGGACTGAATTGACGGATTTGTTAGGGAAGGGAGCAGGCATGTTTAATTGGATTGGTTGTTCATTTTGTTTGAATCTGTTGTGGTTTGGGATTTGAACCTCTGGTTGTGGCAAGTTGGTTGTTGAAGAGTATAGGCTCTTCCAGAAGATATGGAGCAAAATTTTAAAGGACCAATGCAAGCTTTTGATTCTGCTACTGTTTACAGCGTGCAGTGACCTTAATGTGTTTCTTATGATTGATGCATGGCGTATTTAAAAGAAATCTATATACTTTAGATTAGAAGCTCCTACTGACTTGGGTTGTAATGATAGTTGATCAGTTTTCTGCTGTCTATCATATTAATTTCCCTGCAATGTTTGCTTTTATAATCTAGTGATTCCAACATATGCATGCATTCGCTTGTCAGGATATTGCTTTCGCCGTGGATGATTGAAGTTGTTAGCTATAGAATTATTCTACTGGTTCCTTTCTGCTGGCATAATCTGGCTAGAACCTTCCTTACGGCAGATCCTTGTTGCGCCTCTTTTGCATTTTGTCTTTGATACTTAATAAATTCCTTTTGTCTAGGTGTTTGGATGTCTTTGTGAAGTATGCATAAACCCAAAAACTGTTGCAAAAATTGTTTTAAAATAGTCGTATAGCAGTAATTGAATGGGCAGCTTACCTGATTTTTATTCATTATGTCTATATGAAATGGTAGCATTAATGGACGACTATTCGATTTAGAAAACCGGTTAAAtggattaaacaggttaaacaggtcgggttgagTTGGGTAAACAGATTAAACGGATCGGATCGGATTAcatatttattaaatgggtcgggttcatgctatgattttctgacctgtttaataaataggtcgagtttaggtttatgattttctgacccgatccgtttatatccgatccgacccgattgccacccctacctgCGCCCCACCAATACTGCCCGCTGCCCATGCGGACCCTGTACTATCGAGCTTTATTTGGTCATCATTGCACGCCAAGTCAGAGCAGATAACAATAAAATGGGCTCATCTATATAAAGAGATAATCCAGAGGACCTCAGGTACGTATGTAATATTACTCACATAGACCACTCTCTGctgaaactctctctctcttccacgTTGTTGCTTCGTTATTCTAACTTATGCATTAGAGGGTTTCCTATCAGAAACTCTTCAGCAAGTGAATTCCTTGCAGGCCATCTTCGGAAGAACGTAGCATCCGACGCATCAACCAGCCTGCTCAGCCCGCCTTCAGCCGACCCAGGGTTGTTTGGGCTGCACTTTTATCTCGGTCTAAATTCATCGGCAACAGATATATTAAAATTGGTTGCATCTCAATATGCTAGCCCTAGCATGACTTGGGGCAGGAATTGCGGAAACTTGAAGCTAAATCAAAATGTATATGTGGCTTGAGAGACAACTTCTCTACCCCCCACCCTTATAAATGACCATTAGGGGTAACATTTCCAACATCAACAAAGTTAAAAGCCTTATAGTGCTGCACATCTCTTTTTTCAGAGGAGGGCCGTTTTTTTATTTTCCTGGAGTTTTGGAAATGTGCCTTGTAGTGTTTGACAATATTTCCATCATCTTTATAgttagcaaattttttttttaaacatttcACAGAGATTGATGCACCTCGGAATAATTTCCTGCGACATTATTGGTGCACTACAACATGCCATTCTTGCAGGTTACTCTTCTCCGGCCAGCGGCAATGCCGATCAGTCCAAAAGGACACAATAATCCGAGTCTGACGGGGACGAGACCTTATTGGATCTGCAGCAATCCACTTTTGGAATTTAAAACTCTCGTGTCCCGCACTCGTGATCTTACAGCAGCCGTCCGATGCAATGAACTCTCCATCCCTCCCATTTCATCTAGACCCCACGTGGGAACGTTCGGGTGCTTTTTTATAGAAGTCCTATGCATCGCTTATACCGAGAACGCGTTTCATCCTCGGGTCCACCGTCTCTCTCTTCTTAGCGCTTCCGCGCCCCTTCGCGCCGCTTTCCAAGCCCCACCCAACTTCATCCGACGTCGAAGAGCTCCCACCCTCCCTCAAATAGCGAGCAGGTCGAGACAATCTTTCCCCTTTCCTCCCAATTCTACCCCTCCCTTCACCAACCCTCCTTCAAGAACGAGGATGTTTTCGTCACTCCCCCGATAAAATCCTCCGTCCGTTCCCGGACCAACGGCGGCGTCTCGTCTTTATCCTCCCcgaaaattataattattccTCGCTCACCGCGTCCTTCCGTCAAGCCCCAGCCCCAAAGCAACGGCGGTGATGGCCCCCGATCCGGTGGACCCCTTCCCTTCGCTGACGCCAGCAAACACCCCCGCGCGAACGTCGGCGCACGCGCTCCCCCGGCGACCCGCACATGCTCCTCACGCGCCCCCCCTCTCCAGCCGGCGCCTCGCCGCTCCCCCCATCCTCTCTTTTACTCCTCCACGTCCTTTCCCCACCGTCAAACCGGGACGGAGCGAGAGagcgagaaagagagagagagaaagagggacccGATTTGGGCCTCAGATCTAGAGATCTCGTCTCTTTCCGGCGAGACTTGACGGCCGATGGACGGGAGGGAGACGGCTCCGTCACGGCCGCCGAACCCGGCGCTGCCCTACCGCGAGGACTGCTGGAGCGAGGGTGAGACCTCGGCGCTGGTCGAGGCCTGGGGCGACCGCTACCTCGAGCTTAACCGAGGTAACCTCCGTCAGAAGCATTGGCAGGAGGTTGCCGACGCTGTCAACTCCCGCTGCGGCGCCTCCGCCACTCGCCGTCCCCCTCGCACGGACGTCCAGTGCAAGAACCGGATCGATACACTAAAGAAGAAGTATAAGATCGAGAAGGCCCGGATCGCCGCCACCAACGGCGTGGCGGCGAGCGGGTGGGCCTTCTACGACCGCCTCGACGCGCTCGTCGGATCCTCCACCCCGGCCAAGAAGCCCTCGCCGCCGCTTGCTCTCCCGCTCTCCTACCACCGCAAGGGCTCCCCCGTCCCGGTcgctgcggcggcggcggcggctgcggCCGCCGCAGCCCGCCTGTCGGAGAAGCGCCCAGTGGCCGCGCTCGCTGTCGATGACTCGTCGTTCTTCCGGAGGGCGGCCGCGGCAGCCGCGGCGGAGGCTTTGGAGGAGGACGCGGGGTCGTCGGAGAGGTCGTCGTCGAGGTCCGGGAGGGGGTGGAGGGGACCGAGGGAAAGGGAGGGGGATGGGATCCGGCAGCTGGCGAGGGCGATCGTGAGGTTTGCTGAGATCTACGAGAGGGTGGAGGGGTCGAAGCAGCGGCAGATGATGGAGCTGGAGAAGCAGCGGATGGAGTTTGCCAGGGGGCTGGAGATCCAGCGGATGCAGATCTTTGTCGATTCCCAGGTTCAGCTTCAGAAGATCAAGCGTGCCAAGCGAGCGGATGTTGGTGAGCAGCTCGGATAtcctcctctccttcctttttctttttgattctgTTATACTTTGTACATCAAGGAGACACGAATGATTTATTTCTACGATATTATTTATTCTGATTTATAGATCGTAGGCACTCAGACGTCTAAGTTCACCGTTAGAATTTGAATTTCCTTTTGTTATGTTCTCGtagccattttttttaaaaaagttgatAAGCTTCTATTTAGGCGCTGGTTTTGTCTAAAGCTACTTTGTCGATGCCAATGTGATTGTTTAATGCACACGTATCTTTTTCTAGCAGGAAGTTGTTGAAGGGAGTCTAGTTGGCTAAATGATATGCTAATCTGTTGATCTTGTCAATCATCTTTTCCCTATATTGTGGAGCATTATATAAGTTTGATGTTAAGGTTTTGCATATGAGTTATATTGTTGGTATGACTGGGAAATTCTATGCAAATTTTGAGTGAGatagagctttttttttttttttgatgtgggGTATGCTTGGTTTTAAGGAAGATCATCATCTTTACTCTGGTCTGCTTGGCATGATCTTAAGCATGTAAAGTTTTTAGTTACACTTCCTATAATCTGCCAGCTATTCTGGTAGATGGTGCTGTATTTAGAAACTTGGGCCGAAGTGGTTCCCCATTTCTTGCCTTCTCCGGACATCAGGATGCTGTACCTGAGAGGTTAAGAAATAAAATGACTTGGAAGGCTTGACGATTGCACCTGTCCATTTGTTCTGTAGGTTATGAGAGATGGGAAGGTTCTCGTCAGAATCATGCTTTTCAAAATCGCTTAATGAAAAGAGTTTAAGAGAGATCCAATGAGAGACGATTGTGGGTCTGGAATGGAGCGGGTGTTTGGTCACCTGGGGAAAGAAGTGGGAGGAGgacccagtttggtgttttggGAGCACGCCTAGTGCGACCAGAGGATTCTTGCTTTAATTTCTGTGCGACTTCAGCGGCATTTCAGCAAACATCTGGGGGTTCGTAGGGATGGATACATAGAGCATCGGAAGGAAGGAGGGGATGGTGGAGGAGATCCAGAGGAGTAGGGGGGACAAAGGAAAAGGTGTTGAGAGTGAGCAGCGAGCTCTGATGCCAGTGGAGAAAGCCCCAACTTGGTCGACAGTTGCTCaagcttcgcctcggcagccaTAGTGGACCTCCCACCGCATCTCGGAGGAGCTAGAGACCCTCCAGAAGCACTTCATAGAGGTGCTCGAGCTGCCTTCGGAGAAAGTGGGGAAGGCCCGGAGGGCATGGGCGTCCATGACAGTCATCGCCCGGAGCTTGGGTAGGCGGGTTCCGGCCGAGTGGGTTGCAAGGGAGCTGAAACTAGTCGATAAGCTTGATTATGAGGTGGAGGTGTTCCCGATGGTGGAGGAACATATGACCATCCGTTTCAAGAGCGAGGGGGACAGGGATGCAGCACTGGCAAACGACCCTTGGCTGGTGGCCGGCCAACTCCTGGCTATGGCGAGGTGGGAGCCGAACTTCGTCCCTAGTGTCAAGGTGGTGAGCCGGGTTGTAGTGTGGATCCGGCTTCCAGCTCTTCCGGCAGAGTACTGGGATAGGAAGTTGATTTGGGATATTGTGGCGGCAGCTGGGCGTCCACTGGCATTGGATGGTTTCACGGATCAGGCACGCAAGCTAGGGTTTGCCCGGGTCAAGGTGGAAGTGGATGCCCTAAATCCACTAATGCCTGGTCGATTCATCAGGGCGGAGGGGATGATCCACCGGCAAGCTTTCGTTTATGAAAAGCTGCCGGCCTATGGCTACAGGTGCGGCTGGATAGGGCATATTGAGGGGGAGTGTCGCTTTCCCCCTCCACCGTTGGTGGCACAGATGGGGAAAGAGGGGACTCGAGCCTCTCCGATACCTATGGTTGTGGAGGCCCATGCGGGGCAAGTCGGAGCAGCGGATCGGCAGGGCAATCGACCTTTGTTTGGGCCTTGGCTGTCCACCAACCGGATCCGGCAACCAAGGCCGACTGCAGCCGAGGTGCGGATGAAAGAAGGCGACCATGCCCCCACCAGGATCGGCATCGGGTCTGTCATCTGGGCAGTTTGGGGGGGCTCGTCGAGTGCTCGCCTAAGCTCACTCGAGTCGCCGCTGGACTCAAATGGGTGGCAAAAGCCCACCAAGGTGGCGCGGCGACGGTCATCGATGAAAGGGATTTGGCACCCTTGGGAGAGGAACAGGGGAAGGAGGCTTCGGGCTCTGAGTCAGGGGCGAGTCAGACTGGGGAACTGACCCGGACATGGGCCTTGGGTTGACCAGAACGGGTTGTGAAGGCCCAGACGAAGGTGACCATGGCGGAGGCTGGATTGGTGGTGGGCCCTCTAAAACGGGCCAGAAGCCCGCCTAAATGTGGAGTGGGGGATGGACCGGAGGAGGCCAGGCCGGGTCAGTTATTGGGCTGGGCGGAAGATGGGGGCCAACTGGGCCCAAATGCTATGGACATGGGTTCGGGCCTTGTGGAAGGGGTGGCTGGCACCGTGGCTACCCGGGAGCGCGGCAAGGAGGATGAAGTTCGGACCCGAAATGGAGGGGAGGAGCCGAAGGGAGTTGGGAGCTCGACCCCCCTTCGTACGACATACTTGGTGCTACCGGAAAAGCAACAAGGAGTGGTGGGGCGTACCTGGTTAGGGGCGGATCCGTGCGTGTCGACCGCGGGGATGGGTCGACCGGCTGAGGCGGAGAAGGGCGGTCATGTGTCCGGCCGTGCCACCTTTGGCTTGGGGGAGGTTGGCCTGGATGGAGATCCCCGGAGCCGAGAGGAAGGAGGGCTCCGACGTCGGAGCCCTCCTTCCCCTCGGCTGCATCGTGATGGCGTGGGGAAGGGTGGTGGTGCCATGCCGGCCAACATGGGGACGTGCCTCATCGGGAACGAGGGGGGTGATCGAGACAAAGTGAAGGGGAAAGGGGAAGTCGAGAGGAGTGAGGAAGGAAAGGGGCGGGTGTTGCCCAGGGGATGGGAAGTCCAAGGAAGAGGGGAAGCGGTGAGAGGAGGGGTGGGTGAGTTGAAGCGGGATGGGATGGATCACAGGCCTGTTGGGGGATGTGCCGAGCCTTTAGTAGAGGGGCATGTGGTGGGTTTGGAGAGAGCAGAAGCCACACAAAGCAACATCACAAAGGAGCACTCCTCAGTTGTGCAATGGGTCAAAGCTATAGTATTGCGGGTGGTCACAAGTGTGAGCGAAGATGGCGAGCAACAGACTGATTGGACCAGCGAGGATAAGGCGGACCCCGAGGCCCGGGGGGCAGTAGTGGCCGTTCATCTAAGTAGTGTGTTTATGAAGATTTTAGCGTAGAATTGCAGGGAGGCGGCCAAGCCCTCCTTTATAACGTCCTTTAGGAGATTGGTTCAAAACAATAGCTTGAaaatttgttttctatttgagaCACGGGTGTCTGGAGATGTGCAGCGGCGCCTAGCAGCTGATTGGGAGTGTTTTGCAATAGAATTCCAGGGTTTGTCTAGTGGTATTTTGGTGTTGTGGAGGCGGGGGATGGCCACTATGGATGTCTTCCGAAACTGTTCACAACAAATTGTAATGGTTATCTCGGAACCAAATAAAGCTCCGTGGGTTTTATGTGGTGTTTATGCAAATATTGATTACAGAGTAAGAAGAGTCCTATGGAGTGAGATCACCAATTTGGTGTCCCAGAACATTCCGACAGTGGTAGTGGGTGATTTTAATTGCATTCAGGGCCCTAGTGAGAAGAGGGGAGGCAGGGCTTATTATGATTCAGTAGATAAGAGGGAGTTTCGAGACTTTTTGTCGAGGAACGGGCTAGTGGACCTTGGATTCGCAGGACCGCGATTCACTTGGTGCAACAACCAATCTGGTCGAGCCAGCGTGTGGGAACGGCTAGACAGGGCTATTGCATCGCCGGACTGGATCTTTCGATTCTCTTCCTATCAGGTCGGTCAGTTATCCCGGATTGCTTCTGACCACTGTCCACTCCTGCTCTCTATAGTTTCTTGTTCCAGGCATCACAGCCCTTTCCAGTTTGAGAAAGCGTGGCTGGCTTACCCCCAGTCTTGGGATGTCATCCGGAAGGCATAGGGAGTGCCGGTGCGTGGTGACGCCATACAAAGGGTGTCGCGCAGGTTGGAACTCACCAAGCAACGATTTTGCCGCTGGAACCGAGAGGCAGTGGGTAACATCTTTCGGAGGTTGGAGGAGGTTGAGACCTCGATTGCGGAGTTACAGGGGCAGGAGGACGGGGAAGGGAAGCTCCCAGCAGCGGACATGGCGGATCTATGACAGCTACTTAGCACTCACCACTCTTTATTGAGGCGGTAGGAGATTTTTTGGAGACAGAAGTCCGGGGTCCAGTGGGTTAAAGAAGGCGACTGGAATACCAGATTCT is a genomic window of Phoenix dactylifera cultivar Barhee BC4 chromosome 4, palm_55x_up_171113_PBpolish2nd_filt_p, whole genome shotgun sequence containing:
- the LOC103706898 gene encoding trihelix transcription factor ASIL2-like: MDGRETAPSRPPNPALPYREDCWSEGETSALVEAWGDRYLELNRGNLRQKHWQEVADAVNSRCGASATRRPPRTDVQCKNRIDTLKKKYKIEKARIAATNGVAASGWAFYDRLDALVGSSTPAKKPSPPLALPLSYHRKGSPVPVAAAAAAAAAAAARLSEKRPVAALAVDDSSFFRRAAAAAAAEALEEDAGSSERSSSRSGRGWRGPREREGDGIRQLARAIVRFAEIYERVEGSKQRQMMELEKQRMEFARGLEIQRMQIFVDSQVQLQKIKRAKRADVDCL